Proteins encoded together in one Campylobacter peloridis LMG 23910 window:
- the bamA gene encoding outer membrane protein assembly factor BamA, with translation MKKWFVFFALSSSLCAATIKDIKFEGLSQLSKESAIAISNLKIGQKIDKASIDNAIKNLFSRNYFKDIVVEEKNGVVIFKVIEKPSIGKVDIQGIASNDRKQIETLVGLKPGILYDENSVKDASNKIKLFYQAKGFYDTVVEVKNEKLSNSNSLKLTFIVNRGENIIIEKVHLSGAKKLSYSDIEPAVANKQREFLGWMWGFNDGKLKIFDLAGDSSRISDVYLKKGYLDVSVSPAFLKTYTDTYQADLTYFINEGEIYKVKNIKIFNPIFSEEENEELAKNLKLSIGKNVNIEKLREDIKTIETKTADLGYAFVEVIPDIQKDKTNHEAEIIFKVIPNEKVYIRNVIISGNTKTVDRVVRRELYLTEGNLYNRTDLVDSRNALRRTAYFENVDIKEQRVDDTHIDLVVEVKEASTGAISGGIGYGTSDGILLSASLSDANILGSGMKGSVSIDKGDDTLSGRITLRNPRLNDSDYSLGGSLYSDRLEWDSYDERNYGFDISIGKSLGRYTNVDVTYNLEQSDIYHLSDRLIAQGYKLGKSYKSSITPSIVFNNTDDYYLPRSGFIASTSLEYAGLGGDQEFISSTTKFNYYQGLEDFIGWDLIYRYKASFYKVWDEGYLPINEKLYLGGIGSIRGFDRRSVSPKNEWGDETGGTIAFANSVELSFPIFDRIKLRGSVFFDYGAIGENSLSQIQRWSTGIGFEWLTPLGALNLVFAKPFNTNSTDDLSKFEFMLGARF, from the coding sequence TTGCTATTTCTAACTTAAAAATTGGACAAAAAATCGATAAAGCAAGTATTGACAATGCTATTAAAAATTTATTTAGTAGAAATTATTTTAAAGATATAGTAGTAGAAGAAAAAAATGGGGTTGTGATTTTCAAAGTTATCGAAAAACCCTCTATAGGAAAAGTGGATATTCAAGGTATAGCAAGTAATGATAGAAAACAAATTGAAACCCTAGTAGGACTAAAACCAGGAATTTTATATGATGAAAATTCAGTTAAAGATGCTAGCAATAAAATAAAACTTTTTTATCAAGCTAAAGGATTTTATGACACGGTTGTGGAAGTAAAAAACGAAAAACTTAGCAATTCAAACTCTTTAAAATTAACTTTTATAGTAAATCGTGGAGAAAATATCATAATAGAAAAAGTTCACCTAAGCGGAGCAAAAAAATTAAGTTATTCAGATATAGAACCTGCAGTAGCCAATAAGCAAAGAGAATTTTTAGGATGGATGTGGGGATTTAACGATGGAAAACTTAAAATTTTTGATTTAGCAGGAGATAGTTCAAGAATTTCTGATGTATATTTAAAGAAAGGATATCTAGATGTAAGTGTTTCTCCTGCTTTTTTAAAAACTTATACAGATACTTATCAAGCAGATTTAACTTATTTTATTAATGAAGGTGAAATTTATAAAGTAAAAAATATTAAAATCTTTAATCCAATTTTCAGTGAAGAAGAAAACGAAGAATTAGCAAAAAATCTTAAACTAAGCATAGGTAAAAATGTCAATATAGAAAAACTTAGAGAAGATATTAAAACAATAGAAACTAAAACAGCAGATTTGGGTTATGCATTTGTTGAAGTTATACCAGATATACAAAAAGATAAGACAAATCATGAAGCAGAGATTATTTTCAAAGTAATACCAAATGAAAAGGTTTATATAAGAAATGTTATCATTTCAGGTAACACTAAAACAGTAGATAGGGTTGTTCGTAGAGAGCTTTATTTAACCGAAGGAAATCTTTACAATAGAACAGATTTAGTTGATTCAAGAAATGCTTTAAGAAGAACTGCTTATTTTGAAAATGTAGATATAAAAGAACAAAGAGTTGATGATACTCATATTGATTTAGTTGTTGAAGTTAAAGAAGCATCAACTGGTGCTATATCTGGCGGTATAGGCTATGGGACTAGTGATGGAATTTTACTCAGTGCATCTTTATCAGATGCAAATATCCTTGGCTCTGGTATGAAAGGTAGTGTAAGCATAGACAAAGGTGATGATACGCTTTCTGGAAGAATTACACTAAGAAATCCAAGATTAAATGATAGCGACTACTCTCTTGGAGGATCTTTATATTCAGATCGCTTAGAATGGGATAGTTATGATGAAAGAAATTATGGTTTTGACATAAGTATTGGAAAATCTTTAGGAAGATATACAAATGTTGATGTAACTTACAATCTAGAGCAAAGTGATATTTATCATCTAAGTGATCGTTTAATCGCTCAAGGATATAAGCTTGGAAAAAGCTATAAAAGTTCTATTACCCCATCGATAGTATTTAACAATACTGATGATTATTATCTGCCGCGTTCTGGTTTTATAGCTTCAACTTCACTTGAATACGCAGGATTAGGCGGGGATCAAGAATTCATTAGCTCTACAACTAAATTTAACTATTACCAAGGTTTAGAAGATTTTATAGGTTGGGATTTAATTTATCGTTATAAAGCAAGTTTTTATAAAGTATGGGATGAAGGTTACTTGCCAATTAATGAAAAATTATATCTTGGTGGTATAGGAAGTATTAGAGGATTTGATAGAAGAAGCGTTAGCCCAAAAAATGAATGGGGTGATGAAACAGGTGGAACCATAGCCTTTGCTAACTCAGTAGAACTAAGCTTTCCAATCTTTGATAGGATTAAACTAAGAGGAAGTGTATTTTTTGACTATGGTGCTATAGGAGAAAACTCTTTAAGTCAAATTCAAAGATGGAGCACAGGTATAGGTTTTGAATGGCTCACTCCTCTTGGGGCTTTAAATTTAGTTTTTGCTAAACCATTTAACACCAACTCAACAGATGATTTAAGCAAATTTGAATTCATGCTAGGTGCAAGATTTTAA
- the fabD gene encoding ACP S-malonyltransferase, whose translation MNSAFIFPGQGSQSFGMGFDFYQNSIKAKELLDNASDFCKIDFKNLLFKENDDLNKSEFTQMAIVLNSLMAYEVFCENANLSQKYALGHSLGEFSALAVQGAFDFLDVIALVNKRGKFMQDDCSKIEAGMMVVLGLSDDIVENLCKQAQNENKKIYAANYNCDGQIVVAGLKNDLLSYENKFKEAGAKRAMLLNMSVASHCPLLKDASLKLSNELKNILKDNFNLVISNVNASPYDNKDKALVLLSEQLIKPVLYKQSIKNIDEEVSFYIEFGANVLKGLNKKISQKPTYSLTNMNDLDEILKVIR comes from the coding sequence ATAAATAGTGCTTTTATATTTCCTGGTCAAGGCTCACAAAGCTTTGGTATGGGATTTGATTTTTATCAAAATTCTATTAAAGCTAAAGAATTGTTAGATAATGCTAGTGATTTTTGTAAAATAGATTTTAAAAATTTACTTTTTAAAGAAAATGATGATCTAAATAAAAGTGAATTCACTCAAATGGCAATAGTTTTAAATTCTTTAATGGCTTATGAGGTATTTTGTGAAAATGCTAATTTATCTCAAAAATATGCTTTAGGCCATTCTTTAGGTGAATTTAGCGCTTTAGCTGTTCAAGGTGCTTTTGATTTTTTAGATGTTATTGCTTTAGTTAACAAACGTGGCAAATTTATGCAAGATGATTGTTCTAAAATAGAAGCTGGTATGATGGTAGTTTTGGGACTTAGTGACGATATAGTAGAGAATTTGTGCAAACAAGCTCAAAATGAAAATAAAAAAATCTATGCAGCAAATTATAATTGTGATGGACAAATTGTAGTAGCTGGATTGAAAAATGATTTGCTATCTTATGAAAATAAATTTAAAGAAGCTGGTGCGAAAAGAGCTATGCTTTTAAATATGAGTGTAGCAAGTCATTGTCCTTTATTAAAGGATGCATCTTTAAAATTAAGCAATGAATTAAAAAACATTTTAAAAGATAATTTTAACTTAGTTATTTCTAATGTCAATGCATCACCATATGATAATAAAGATAAAGCATTAGTTCTTTTAAGCGAGCAATTAATAAAGCCAGTTTTATATAAACAAAGTATAAAAAATATAGATGAAGAAGTGAGCTTTTATATAGAATTTGGAGCAAATGTTTTAAAAGGTTTAAATAAAAAAATATCACAAAAACCAACTTATTCTTTAACAAATATGAATGATTTAGATGAAATTTTAAAGGTTATAAGATGA
- a CDS encoding 5'-methylthioadenosine / S-adenosylhomocysteine nucleosidase / 6-amino-6-deoxyfutalosine hydrolase, giving the protein MKIAILGAMSEEITPLLEILKDYEKIEYANNTYYLAKYKNHDLILAYSKIGKVNSTLSASIMIEKFKAEILLFTGVAGAFNPSLEIGDLLYATKLVQYDLDITAFGHPLGYVPGNEIFIKTDERLNNIALEVAKELNIKIQSGIIATGDEFICDDAKKSKIREIFNADACEMEGASVALVCDALKIPCFILRAMSDKAGTKAEFDFDEFVEKSAKISANFVLKMCDKI; this is encoded by the coding sequence ATGAAAATAGCTATTTTAGGTGCAATGAGTGAAGAGATCACGCCTTTACTTGAGATTTTAAAAGATTATGAAAAAATAGAATATGCAAACAATACTTATTATTTAGCTAAATATAAAAATCATGATTTAATACTTGCATATTCTAAAATAGGAAAGGTTAATTCTACTCTTAGTGCAAGCATTATGATAGAAAAATTTAAAGCTGAAATTTTACTTTTCACAGGAGTTGCTGGAGCTTTTAATCCGAGCTTAGAAATAGGTGATTTATTATATGCTACAAAATTAGTTCAATACGATCTTGATATAACAGCTTTTGGTCATCCATTAGGTTATGTTCCTGGTAATGAAATTTTTATTAAAACCGATGAAAGACTTAATAATATTGCTTTAGAAGTTGCAAAAGAATTAAATATAAAAATTCAATCAGGTATTATAGCTACAGGAGATGAATTTATTTGTGATGATGCTAAAAAATCTAAAATAAGAGAAATTTTTAATGCTGATGCTTGTGAGATGGAAGGAGCAAGTGTAGCTTTAGTTTGTGATGCTTTGAAAATTCCTTGTTTTATATTAAGAGCTATGAGTGATAAAGCTGGCACTAAAGCTGAATTTGATTTTGATGAATTTGTAGAAAAATCGGCAAAAATTTCAGCTAATTTCGTATTAAAAATGTGCGATAAAATATGA
- a CDS encoding pyrazinamidase / nicotinamidase, which translates to MKKLLIVVDYQNDFIDGSLGFKKAFDIKENILNILKDHKGDIVFTFDTHDKNYLKTQEGKNLPICHCIKNTLGWEMPSAFDEYLKKAKKIFYKDTFGSLELANFLKDSDYKEIHFCGLVSHICVFFNIILAFSAKPNSNIILHSNASASFDANLEKKAYELLQSFGVIIV; encoded by the coding sequence GTGAAAAAACTTTTGATAGTTGTTGATTATCAAAATGATTTTATTGATGGTAGTTTAGGCTTTAAAAAAGCTTTTGATATAAAGGAAAATATTCTTAATATTTTAAAAGATCATAAAGGTGATATTGTTTTTACTTTTGATACTCACGATAAAAATTATTTAAAAACTCAAGAAGGTAAAAATCTTCCTATTTGTCATTGTATAAAAAATACTTTAGGCTGGGAAATGCCAAGTGCTTTTGATGAATATTTAAAAAAAGCTAAAAAAATTTTTTATAAAGATACTTTTGGTAGTTTAGAACTTGCAAATTTTTTAAAAGATAGCGATTATAAAGAAATACATTTTTGTGGTCTTGTTTCGCATATTTGTGTATTTTTTAATATTATTTTAGCTTTTAGTGCAAAACCAAATTCTAATATTATTTTACATTCTAATGCTAGTGCTAGTTTTGATGCAAATTTAGAAAAAAAAGCTTATGAACTTCTGCAATCTTTTGGGGTTATTATTGTTTAA
- a CDS encoding FKBP-type peptidyl-prolyl cis-trans isomerase yields MAIDKNSVVSMFYELKDANTNEVLESNIYAEPISFILGKGQILEGLEEEIQKLDAPCNADVVIKKEKALGEYDENAIQTLPKEQFAGIDLKVGMELFGEGEDGSTVRVIVKEIGENDVTIDYNHAYAGRDLLFSLNIVDVREASEDEILTGIIAGSKSCGCGGGGHHHDHGHGGGCCGGGGHGHGGGCCGGHHH; encoded by the coding sequence ATGGCTATAGATAAAAATAGTGTTGTTTCTATGTTTTATGAGTTAAAAGATGCAAATACCAATGAAGTTTTAGAGTCTAACATTTATGCTGAACCTATATCTTTTATACTAGGAAAAGGACAAATTTTAGAAGGTTTAGAAGAAGAGATTCAAAAGCTTGATGCACCTTGTAATGCTGATGTTGTGATTAAAAAAGAAAAGGCATTAGGTGAATATGATGAAAATGCTATTCAAACTTTACCAAAAGAGCAATTTGCTGGTATAGATTTAAAAGTTGGTATGGAGCTTTTTGGTGAAGGTGAAGATGGTAGCACTGTTAGAGTTATAGTTAAAGAAATAGGTGAAAATGATGTTACCATTGACTATAATCACGCTTATGCAGGAAGGGATTTATTATTTTCTTTAAACATAGTAGATGTAAGAGAAGCAAGTGAAGATGAGATTTTAACAGGTATTATAGCAGGAAGTAAGAGTTGTGGTTGTGGCGGTGGAGGGCACCATCATGATCACGGACACGGCGGTGGTTGCTGTGGAGGTGGCGGACACGGACACGGCGGCGGATGTTGCGGAGGACACCATCATTGA
- a CDS encoding ATP-binding protein has translation MINLSKKLIREVAKANAKYSLIQDKDKVLLGLSGGKDSLALAHLLNRMQAHAPFKFKLKAITLSYGMGEDYTNLSNHCKEHGIDHEVLDSNIYEISEDTIRKNSSFCSYFSRMRRGALYTYALENGYNKLAIAHHLDDAVESFFMNFIYNGSLRTLAPKYKSKRGIEVIRPLIFVRERQLRENAINNNLEVIGNEFCPGMKLSQRNIKFPHAREEAKQLLANLEKENPKLFTSLKTAFSNIHTNTFF, from the coding sequence ATGATTAATCTTAGTAAAAAATTAATAAGAGAAGTTGCAAAAGCAAATGCTAAATATTCTTTAATACAAGATAAAGATAAGGTTTTGTTAGGGCTTAGTGGAGGTAAAGACTCATTAGCTTTAGCTCACCTTTTAAATCGTATGCAAGCTCATGCACCTTTTAAATTTAAGCTTAAAGCTATTACTCTAAGTTATGGAATGGGAGAAGATTATACAAATCTTTCAAATCATTGTAAAGAGCATGGTATAGATCATGAGGTGCTTGATTCAAATATTTATGAAATTTCAGAAGATACTATAAGAAAAAATTCAAGTTTTTGTAGTTATTTTTCAAGAATGAGAAGAGGAGCTTTATATACTTATGCTTTAGAAAATGGTTATAATAAATTAGCAATAGCTCATCATTTAGATGATGCTGTTGAGAGTTTTTTTATGAATTTTATTTATAATGGCTCTTTAAGAACTTTAGCTCCAAAATACAAAAGCAAAAGAGGCATAGAAGTTATTAGACCTTTAATTTTTGTAAGAGAAAGACAGCTTAGAGAAAATGCTATTAATAATAATTTAGAAGTTATAGGAAATGAATTTTGTCCTGGAATGAAACTTAGTCAAAGAAATATAAAATTTCCTCATGCTAGAGAAGAAGCAAAGCAATTATTAGCAAATTTAGAAAAAGAAAATCCAAAATTATTTACTAGTTTAAAGACAGCATTTTCTAATATACATACAAATACTTTTTTTTAG
- a CDS encoding 23S rRNA (pseudouridine(1915)-N(3))-methyltransferase RlmH, whose amino-acid sequence MQINLLSIQKNNNDEFNKINEYYIKLIKNFSILNDICIFNNKIALAQNTNAQEAKKAYSTALNPHKKGFCIALDEKGKQLTSIEFAKLLQDKNEISFFIGGAYGFEKEFITQMHCSIALSKMTLAHKFVKTMILEQIYRAFCINNNHPYHK is encoded by the coding sequence ATGCAAATTAATCTTTTAAGCATACAAAAAAATAATAATGATGAATTTAACAAAATCAATGAGTATTATATTAAACTCATAAAAAACTTTAGTATTTTAAATGATATATGTATTTTTAACAATAAAATAGCATTAGCACAAAATACTAATGCACAAGAGGCGAAAAAAGCTTATTCTACAGCTTTAAACCCACACAAAAAAGGATTTTGCATAGCATTAGATGAAAAAGGCAAACAATTAACAAGTATAGAATTTGCCAAATTATTACAAGATAAAAATGAAATTTCTTTTTTCATAGGCGGAGCTTATGGTTTTGAAAAAGAATTTATCACACAAATGCATTGTTCTATAGCGCTTAGCAAAATGACTTTAGCGCATAAATTTGTAAAAACTATGATTTTAGAGCAAATTTATCGTGCATTTTGTATTAATAATAACCATCCATATCACAAATAA
- the accD gene encoding acetyl-CoA carboxylase, carboxyltransferase subunit beta, producing MNFLDIFSSIRRKQATPNEAPNHWIKCNSCHALMYYKEIETCYNVCPKCNFHMRLTPLKRIELLSDEGSFVEIDKNLHAIDPLKFVDSKSYKKRLAENEEKTGRKSAIISGECTIDGIKTQLVVFDFSFMGGSLGSVEGEKILRAIERAIEKKTPVVIVSASGGARMQESTYSLMQMSKTSAALKLLAEEKLPYISVLTDPTMGGVSASFAWLGDIIIAEPGALVGFAGARVIKQTIGADLPEGFQRAEFLLEHGLIDAIVERSEHKKFIADFLRFFSKN from the coding sequence ATGAATTTTTTAGATATTTTTTCTAGTATAAGACGCAAACAAGCAACTCCAAATGAAGCTCCTAATCATTGGATAAAATGTAATTCTTGCCATGCGTTAATGTATTATAAAGAAATAGAAACTTGTTATAATGTTTGTCCTAAATGTAATTTTCATATGAGATTAACTCCCTTAAAGCGTATAGAATTACTAAGCGATGAAGGTTCATTTGTAGAAATAGATAAAAATTTACATGCTATCGATCCTCTTAAATTTGTTGATAGCAAATCTTATAAAAAAAGACTGGCAGAAAATGAAGAAAAAACGGGTAGAAAAAGTGCCATAATAAGCGGAGAATGCACCATAGATGGAATTAAAACTCAGCTTGTCGTATTTGATTTTTCATTTATGGGCGGAAGTTTAGGATCTGTAGAAGGTGAAAAAATTCTTAGAGCCATTGAAAGAGCTATAGAGAAAAAAACTCCTGTGGTTATTGTGAGTGCTAGCGGTGGAGCTAGAATGCAAGAGAGCACTTACTCTTTAATGCAAATGAGCAAAACAAGTGCTGCGTTAAAATTATTAGCGGAAGAAAAATTACCTTATATTTCAGTTCTTACTGATCCTACTATGGGTGGAGTAAGTGCTTCTTTTGCATGGCTTGGAGATATCATTATCGCTGAGCCTGGTGCTTTAGTGGGATTTGCAGGAGCTAGGGTGATAAAACAAACTATAGGTGCGGATTTACCAGAAGGCTTTCAAAGAGCAGAATTTTTATTAGAACATGGATTGATTGATGCTATAGTTGAAAGAAGTGAACATAAAAAATTCATCGCTGATTTTTTGAGATTTTTTTCTAAAAATTAA
- the dksA gene encoding RNA polymerase-binding protein DksA produces the protein MQELNLEEFKNILTQRQKEILKQLQGNIDNIHNLHDSQPSDEVDLQQIDNSSHIDFTINENLKIELEEIRISLNKIEQNIYGVCESCEEYIHPERLKVKPHAKYCINCRENLEKRREL, from the coding sequence ATGCAAGAGTTAAATCTTGAAGAATTTAAAAATATTCTCACTCAAAGACAAAAAGAAATTTTAAAACAACTTCAAGGCAATATCGATAATATTCACAATCTACACGATAGCCAACCAAGCGATGAAGTCGATTTGCAGCAAATTGATAACAGCTCACATATTGATTTTACTATTAATGAAAATTTAAAAATAGAACTAGAAGAAATTAGAATATCTTTAAATAAAATAGAACAAAACATATATGGAGTATGTGAATCCTGTGAAGAATATATCCATCCTGAAAGATTAAAAGTAAAACCACATGCAAAATATTGCATTAATTGTCGTGAAAATTTAGAAAAAAGGAGAGAATTATGA
- a CDS encoding tRNA dihydrouridine synthase, which produces MIDFSKKPLFLAPMAGFSDLPLRNLVKQFGADVTISEMISSNALVYESTKTLKMIQKAELETPYIVQIAGSDENIIKKAVEILNQFDFIDGIDFNCGCPVNKVIKQCAGSALLQDLSKLQRILECIKKTSNKKLTSVKVRLGYDKKDPICIAKACENAGVDFISMHGRTRKQMYSGNADYEAIALAKESIKIPLVANGDINAKNANEVFKITQCDALMIGRASIGKPWIFYEIKHGKKIDKAMKNKIIFTHFEEMLKHYKEQGVSIFRKHLHEYSKGYDDASNFRDQVNRINDANIMRNYIQDFFNKE; this is translated from the coding sequence ATGATAGATTTTAGCAAAAAACCTTTATTTTTAGCGCCTATGGCAGGATTTTCTGATTTACCATTAAGAAATTTAGTTAAGCAATTTGGAGCTGATGTTACAATTAGTGAGATGATAAGCTCCAATGCTTTAGTGTATGAAAGCACAAAAACTCTAAAAATGATACAAAAGGCTGAACTTGAAACCCCTTATATAGTTCAAATTGCTGGTTCTGATGAAAACATTATAAAAAAAGCAGTGGAAATTCTCAATCAGTTTGATTTTATCGATGGAATTGATTTTAACTGCGGATGTCCTGTAAATAAAGTTATTAAGCAATGTGCAGGAAGTGCATTACTTCAAGATCTTAGCAAATTACAACGAATTTTAGAATGCATTAAAAAAACAAGTAATAAAAAATTAACTAGTGTTAAAGTAAGATTAGGATATGACAAAAAAGATCCTATTTGCATAGCAAAGGCATGTGAAAATGCTGGAGTAGATTTTATTAGCATGCATGGACGAACAAGAAAACAAATGTATAGTGGTAATGCAGATTATGAAGCCATAGCTTTAGCTAAAGAAAGTATAAAAATTCCTTTAGTTGCAAATGGGGATATAAATGCTAAAAATGCTAATGAAGTATTTAAAATAACTCAATGCGATGCATTAATGATAGGGCGTGCTAGTATAGGAAAACCTTGGATATTTTATGAAATTAAACATGGTAAAAAAATTGACAAGGCCATGAAAAATAAAATTATTTTTACACACTTTGAAGAAATGCTAAAACATTATAAAGAACAAGGTGTAAGTATTTTTAGAAAACACTTACACGAATATTCTAAAGGCTATGATGATGCTTCAAATTTTAGAGATCAAGTCAATCGTATAAATGATGCTAATATAATGCGAAATTATATCCAAGATTTTTTCAATAAGGAATGA
- the recO gene encoding recombination protein RecO, which translates to MQGFILHTQSVKDEDLIVYILSLKKVIKAYRFYGMRHSSILSGYKIDFELEDSSRFLPRLKDVLHIGFPWILDREKMLYWQEFIRLFYKHLKEVENLESFYFELLDDCIKRFQKQDCKRVIVDAYLKLLIFEGRLHKEFVCFACDEKITQDLVLLRAFLPAHKKCAVGYEFNEKELSNFYEKQNSSHFSDEYIEKLYRIIKEGF; encoded by the coding sequence ATGCAAGGTTTTATTTTACATACTCAAAGCGTTAAGGATGAGGATTTAATTGTATATATACTCAGTTTAAAAAAAGTTATCAAAGCTTATAGATTTTATGGAATGAGGCACTCTAGTATTTTAAGTGGATATAAAATAGATTTTGAATTAGAAGATAGCTCAAGGTTTTTACCACGCTTAAAAGATGTTTTACACATCGGATTTCCTTGGATTTTAGATAGAGAAAAAATGCTTTATTGGCAAGAATTTATAAGGCTTTTTTATAAACACTTAAAAGAGGTTGAAAATTTAGAGAGTTTTTATTTTGAGCTTTTGGATGATTGTATAAAGCGTTTTCAAAAACAAGATTGCAAAAGAGTGATTGTTGATGCGTATTTAAAACTTTTGATTTTTGAAGGACGCTTGCATAAAGAATTCGTTTGTTTTGCTTGTGATGAAAAAATTACTCAAGATTTGGTTTTATTAAGAGCCTTTTTACCTGCTCATAAAAAATGTGCCGTTGGTTATGAATTTAATGAAAAAGAGCTTTCAAATTTTTATGAAAAACAAAATTCATCGCATTTTAGCGATGAATATATTGAAAAACTATATAGAATCATCAAAGAGGGTTTTTAA